The DNA sequence GTGCATGACCTCATTCTCAATAGaagaaaagtgacgtcaccttgtTTGTGATTACAGGGAAAAAATCGTTGGGGAAatggaaaagaaattgaatagTGGGATTGATGCGAATAATGGCACATTTTTACTCATGGCTGCTACAGTATATTATCACGAAGAGGTATTTCTAATAATGGGGGTGGGAGGGCTGTGGGGAATTGAGTTGTGGTGTAGAATTTTGAGGCTGCTTTGAGATGCTTACATCAGTCAGATTCATTGGAATGGTAGAGAGAAATaccaattatttaattaatcaagtaTTTATCTGTTAGTGCTGCTTTGGCTGTTCAGATCTATCTTCAGATTTCTAGAGTCGATTTAGCCAAGTAAAGAATTTAATTACTTATTCGTAttcttaatttaatttattactggTTTAATTAGGAAAGAAGTAAAGAGAATGCAAGTGAGTCACTTAATCattattgattaaataaaCGGAATTTAACTTCCTTCCCCAAAGGAAATGGATGAAGACGCTACACTGACTCAACTCGCAATAGCGTGGACAAACTTAGCAATCgtaaatagataaataaataaaaattagcacacttgaaatattttctcccAGGGAGGAGAAAAATTGCAAGACGCGTTCTACATATTTCAAGAATTGGCCGACAAAAACGCGTCGACCGTCGTCCTACTCAACTGCCAAGCATCCTGCTACATCCAACAAGGAAAACACGATGATGCCGAGGGATTGCTCCAGGAGGCGCTGGACAAAGACAGCAGCAACCCGGAAGCACTTATCAACATGGCACTTGTAGCACAACACATGGGAAAGGGACCAGAGGTGAGAGAACCCGGAAATAAGCCCTCACCCCTCATTTGAAatcttattttttaggttatTCAACGTTATTTGTCGCAATTGAGAGACGCTCATCGCGATCACAAATACGTGTCTCAGTTGAATGCCAAAGTGAATTATtagattttttattttttaaaagccTACCTTAtctttgttctttttcaggaGAGCGAATTTGACCGCGTTTCGTCGCAATACGCGCCAACTGCGTCTgattaaaatcaaagaactCTTTTTTCCCTGTGTTGATCCgtttgtgtttttttgtgttgggattaatttttagaatcaatgagaTGTAGTTACGTGTACTTGTCAGTTtctctgcttctttttcttcttcggttTCTTTGCACTAGCCGGCTGCTCATCAATCCCCTGCACATCTTTCCCTTTGTCTCTTTTTTGCCCTCGCCTAAAGGGAAAAGCCCCTTCTAACTCCTACTCACTCCCAAAAAGATATCTTTTGACCTTTTTATGCTCACAACATTAGGCACTGACGTTGCAGTGGCAATTTCTTGCCATTCTCCTTCACTCCCAGCAATAGCGTATCTATTATAGTCAAATTTCAACCCGCATCTTGTTTAGGAATGCTTACTTTTCAAGACTTCCTGACTGCAGCTCTTCTAACTGAGCCTGTTGCTTCTTTTTGAGCTCTTCAGCGGCAGCAGTCTAAAGCAGCATAACCAagcgttttaattaatcaattataaACAAACCAATTCCTCGTCCATGCTTATTTTTAGCGGTTCTATTTCTTCGACCATTTCAGGTATTTCTGGGAGACTTAGCTCATTTCCAATGGCCGTTTCCACGACACCAGATAAGAACTACAAACAGTTGTGATGACAATAAGTCGCCTGTTACACTGCATCTCTAACCTGTACAACTTTTCGAATAGTGCGATTAAATAAGCCCAAAATTTGGCTAGAAGGCAAGTCCAACTCTTTCTacagaacaaaaaaaatttcaacttTGGTACAAGTGTAGCTTGTGCGCTCACTTCTATTGTTTCAACCGATTTATGTTGCAAACCCATTCCAAGCAGAATCACCTtacaataaaataaaaataaaatctaATTCAACTCTTCTAAACCCACTGCTTGAACAGCGGACATTTTGAGAGAGCCTAGTTTGTGAAGAAAGTACAGCTGTGCAACTGCGAAAAAGGTTCGCGAGAATAAACAACGAATTCTGAACAGATAATACTTGGTGAAAGCAAATCCATGATGAGATGATAATCAGCCATGTTCTTAGCATACATATCAAGTcgtctgacgtcaaacgttGTGAAGTGATACTTGAGTTCATCCATGTTCACCactgaaagagagagagaggaatTTGCTTTATTGCGCTCTTTTTTTAATGACTAACCCTTAGGATTAgccttcgcttttttctcgtccaaAATGTTAAAACCGAGTGATGGAGAAAAACGTGTAAATCGATAGCTCAGTAAAgataaaaatcgacgacgaaaatctacaaaatcgCGTCAAAACAAAAGGcctaataaatcaataatgcATACCGAGACTAAAGCCGGCTAGCCAATCCGTTTTCTCCGTCGTTTCCTCGTCCGAGTCGTGACGCAAAACTCGCAACATAATGCAACTATGTTCCCCTGTAAGATCATTCTAAAAAGAATatctaaaattaaatattaatgTACTTATAGgcgttattattattacggGGGTTTGTCTAAGGTAAACTGGAGTGAAACCGGCCTTCTTCCAAAACCGAAGCAAGTCAGGAGAGAGTCCATATGACACTCCCATATAATCAATTCTTTCTGGTCGTCTTTCTGTGAGTTTCAATAGCAGAGGAGGAAGATCTGCACGAGGATGAAGTCTCTCAGTCAACAGAGAGCCGCCATCCTAAAGATACATATAATcagttattaattaaatattgaatCTCATTTACCAGTTGGTCTGAGGTACTGTCTATCTTTTGATTAGGTTCCACTTCCGCTGATTCCGAGACACTAGGAAAGAGTCCCTCGTAATAATCCCTTAGTAATTCCAATGCACGACTCCCATAGCCCATCTATAGAGTTCGTAATAAATatcattaattttttatgttttttGACTGACTCTTTGTAAATCTGGGTGCGTTGCAATTCTAACAACGCGAAGCCCGGACAATCCTGCGAAATTGGGGTCTTGAAACTGCTGAGAAATAGTCCAGGGAATCAAGTCTCCAGACGATCGCTTGCCACGCGACAGACTATTTATCACAGACGCCTTAGAAACCTCGCCTTCCAAACAAACCTTGAAAAAACAATAAgatatataaaaaatttaaattagTATTGCTAAATACCTGAATAACGCAAAGGATATCAGGAAGAGTGTCGGTGTCCTGATGCACGGGTCCGAGAAGACAAAAGACGTGATGAGCTGGAGCATCAGACAAGAGCTGAAGATCGTTGGGCGAGTTTTTATAGTGAGACGCCACGTAGAGAGACATAAGCAGCTGAAGAAACGTCTCCGACGCTTTGTGATAGCTGAACAGCGTATCCCTATTCACATAATACGTGCAAAATAAAAAgttaagaagaaaaacgacgacaccaataataataataataattgagATTTATTTTTGGATATAATTGACATTCTTTTGGAGGCGGACAACCGGTTGTGATTTTAGGCACGTTGCTGATGTTGAGACACAGTAGATGGTGTAGccatttttcgacgtcatcgccatcTGCGTAACGTATGGGCTCATTCAGAGTCACTTCTCGAAAAAGTCGACCTGAGAAAATTCttccacgtgacgtcataaacaTTAACacttttaaaaaatcttGCCAGTAACTGTCGCTGTTTGACTTTGTTTTCTAAGCTGATCaatcaatttcaaagacaaagaacgTCCAGTTCCTTCATATCTAAAAGACTCTACTATT is a window from the Oscarella lobularis chromosome 10, ooOscLobu1.1, whole genome shotgun sequence genome containing:
- the LOC136192089 gene encoding coatomer subunit epsilon-like, with amino-acid sequence MADDAVDELFEVKTAFHTGNYQKCIKDAQSLSVSRADLVVEKDIYMYRAYLAQKKYGVILDEVNASSPSELQAVRILADYMQNKTKREKIVGEMEKKLNSGIDANNGTFLLMAATVYYHEENFEAALRCLHQSDSLECAALAVQIYLQISRVDLAKKEVKRMQEMDEDATLTQLAIAWTNLAIGGEKLQDAFYIFQELADKNASTVVLLNCQASCYIQQGKHDDAEGLLQEALDKDSSNPEALINMALVAQHMGKGPEVIQRYLSQLRDAHRDHKYVSQLNAKESEFDRVSSQYAPTASD
- the LOC136192095 gene encoding LOW QUALITY PROTEIN: RNA cytidine acetyltransferase-like (The sequence of the model RefSeq protein was modified relative to this genomic sequence to represent the inferred CDS: substituted 1 base at 1 genomic stop codon) — encoded protein: MSSRKKVDNRIRIAIENGVALRRRTMFVVVGDKGKDQVVILHHMLSKSAVKARPTVLWCYKKELGFSSHRKKRIRQIQKKIKTKSFDVSDDPFQLFIASTNIRYCYYKETHKILGNTYGMCVLQDFEAVTPNLLARTIETVEGGGIIVILLRSVSSLKQLYTLSMDVHSRYRTEAHQEVTGRFNERFLLSLASCSKCLVIDDALNVLPLSSKTLSVKAVTHKEEVESRKDVELRELRDSLSDTQPVGSIINLCKTLDQAKAVLQFIEAISEKTLRSTVALTASRGRGKSAALGLAIAGAVAFGYSSLFVTSPSPENLKTLFEFIFKGFDALEYQEHLDYDIVQSTNPEFNQAVVRVNVFREHRQTIQYIHPSDAVKLGQAELVVIDEAAAIPLPLVRNLLGPYLVFMSSTINGYEGTGRSLSLKLIDQLRKQSQTATVTGRLFREVTLNEPIRYADGDDVEKWLHHLLCLNISNVPKITTGCPPPKECQLYYVNRDTLFSYHKASETFLQLLMSLYVASHYKNSPNDLQLLSDAPAHHVFCLLGPVHQDTDTLPDILCVIQVCLEGEVSKASVINSLSRGKRSSGDLIPWTISQQFQDPNFAGLSGLRVVRIATHPDLQRMGYGSRALELLRDYYEGLFPSVSESAEVEPNQKIDSTSDQLDGGSLLTERLHPRADLPPLLLKLTERRPERIDYMGVSYGLSPDLLRFWKKAGFTPVYLRQTPNDLTGEHSCIMLRVLRHDSDEETTEKTDWLAGFSLDFRRRFLSLLSYRFTRFSPSLGFNILDEKKAKANPKGXSLKKERNKANSSLSLSVVNMDELKYHFTTFDVRRLDMYAKNMADYHLIMDLLSPIAQLYFLHKLGSLKMSAVQAVILLGMGLQHKSVETIEKELDLPSSQILGLFNRTIRKVVQFLSGVVETAIGNELSLPEIPEMVEEIEPLKISMDEELTAAAEELKKKQQAQLEELQSGSLEKYAIAGSEGEWQEIATATSVPNVVSIKRRGQKRDKGKDVQGIDEQPASAKKPKKKKKQRN